A genomic window from Pseudocitrobacter corydidari includes:
- a CDS encoding fimbrial protein translates to MKTARTYLPGYALLASLLLTASTGALAVDNNLHFYGNLLSKSCTLVVDGTNLAEIHFPTVSNRDLMVAGQSAHLPVVFKLKDCKGPAGYNVKVTLSGTEDSGQPGFLAVDDTSTAQGVGIGMETLDGARVDINNTTGATFALINGNNDINFRAWIQAKSGRDVTIGEFTASLTATFEYI, encoded by the coding sequence ATGAAAACAGCACGCACTTATTTGCCCGGTTACGCGCTGCTGGCCAGCCTGCTGCTGACCGCCAGCACGGGGGCACTGGCGGTAGATAACAACCTGCATTTTTACGGCAACCTGCTGAGTAAATCCTGCACGCTGGTGGTGGATGGCACCAATCTGGCGGAAATCCATTTTCCCACCGTCAGCAACCGGGATTTGATGGTCGCCGGGCAGTCCGCGCACCTGCCGGTTGTGTTTAAGCTGAAAGACTGCAAAGGGCCGGCGGGATACAACGTCAAAGTCACGCTGAGCGGCACCGAAGACAGCGGTCAGCCGGGTTTTCTGGCAGTCGATGACACTTCCACCGCTCAGGGGGTGGGAATTGGTATGGAAACGCTCGACGGAGCGCGGGTGGATATTAACAACACCACCGGGGCGACCTTTGCGCTTATCAACGGTAACAATGACATTAACTTCAGGGCCTGGATCCAGGCGAAAAGCGGCCGCGATGTGACAATCGGTGAATTTACCGCCAGCCTGACAGCAACCTTTGAGTATATTTAA
- a CDS encoding fimbrial protein: MKKLTLILLCAYWGKALAADEDITFHGTLMSPPTCSISGGQTIEVEFRDLIIDSIDGNYGRKEVAYELSCETNERDPDWEMTLTWTGTATSYNDAAIETDVPGFGIELQHDGQRFKLNEPLSINATDFTQKPKLEAVPVKAADAVLTDTTFSAYATLRVDYQ, encoded by the coding sequence ATGAAAAAACTCACGCTTATTTTACTGTGCGCCTACTGGGGCAAGGCTCTGGCTGCCGACGAGGACATTACTTTCCACGGCACGCTGATGTCGCCGCCCACCTGTAGCATCAGCGGCGGGCAAACCATTGAAGTGGAATTTCGCGATCTCATTATCGACAGCATTGATGGCAATTACGGTCGTAAGGAAGTGGCATACGAACTGAGTTGCGAAACCAATGAGCGCGACCCTGACTGGGAGATGACGCTCACCTGGACGGGGACAGCAACCAGTTACAACGATGCGGCCATCGAGACAGACGTGCCGGGCTTCGGAATTGAGCTTCAGCACGACGGTCAGCGTTTTAAGCTCAACGAGCCACTTTCCATTAACGCCACCGATTTTACCCAGAAGCCGAAGCTGGAGGCGGTGCCGGTAAAAGCGGCTGACGCGGTGCTGACGGACACGACTTTTTCTGCTTACGCAACCTTACGGGTGGATTATCAATGA
- a CDS encoding fimbrial protein, whose product MSHKFLAGAGLLVLAGWGGSDVAVASDIKQVDMTLRILVDGPPPCSVKGSAVEFGNVVINKIDGTSYRQDAKYTLNCGNKVSDDLQMQLKGNTTVINGETVLSTDIAGLGVRIENAADNSLFAVGENTWTPFNFNTQPQLKAVPVKQSGVQLTPSEFNASLTMVVDYQ is encoded by the coding sequence ATGAGTCACAAGTTTTTAGCGGGCGCGGGGTTGCTGGTGCTGGCCGGATGGGGGGGCAGCGATGTTGCCGTTGCCAGTGACATTAAGCAGGTGGATATGACGCTGCGAATCCTGGTCGATGGCCCGCCGCCGTGCTCCGTGAAGGGAAGCGCGGTTGAGTTTGGCAATGTGGTGATCAACAAGATCGATGGCACCAGTTACCGACAGGATGCGAAATACACCCTCAACTGCGGCAATAAAGTCAGCGATGACTTACAGATGCAGCTTAAAGGCAACACGACTGTTATCAACGGGGAAACGGTTCTCAGCACGGATATCGCAGGTTTAGGGGTGCGGATAGAAAACGCCGCCGATAATTCCCTGTTTGCTGTCGGTGAAAATACCTGGACGCCTTTTAATTTTAATACTCAGCCACAGTTGAAAGCGGTGCCGGTAAAGCAGAGCGGAGTGCAGTTAACGCCATCGGAATTTAACGCCAGTCTGACCATGGTGGTGGATTACCAATGA
- a CDS encoding fimbria/pilus periplasmic chaperone, which produces MFNLTHTVKTVIPALALLASFSGHASVTPDRTRLVFNESDKSISVTLRNNDQKLPYLAQSWIEDAKGNKISSPLAVLPPVQRIDAMMNGQVKVQGLPDINKLPADRETVFYFNVREIPPKSNKPNTLQIALQTRIKLFWRPKALENVSMKNPWQHKVTLTRNGQDFTVNNPTPYYVIISNASAKKGGNPPAGFTPLMLEPKTSAPLNAKMDSVPVLTYINDYGARMPLYFKCTGNNCQVDEEQSRKG; this is translated from the coding sequence ATGTTTAATCTGACTCATACGGTAAAAACCGTTATCCCTGCGCTGGCGCTGCTGGCCAGTTTCTCCGGCCACGCTTCGGTGACGCCCGACAGGACACGGCTGGTGTTTAACGAAAGCGACAAGTCCATCAGCGTCACGCTGCGCAATAACGATCAGAAACTGCCCTATCTGGCGCAGAGCTGGATAGAGGATGCAAAGGGCAACAAAATCAGCTCGCCGCTGGCGGTGCTGCCGCCGGTGCAGCGCATCGATGCAATGATGAACGGCCAGGTGAAGGTGCAGGGGCTACCGGACATCAACAAGCTGCCTGCCGACCGCGAGACCGTGTTTTACTTTAATGTGCGTGAAATTCCGCCGAAATCGAACAAACCGAACACGCTGCAGATTGCGCTGCAGACGCGCATCAAGCTGTTCTGGCGACCGAAGGCGCTGGAAAACGTCAGCATGAAAAACCCGTGGCAGCACAAGGTGACGCTCACCCGCAACGGCCAGGATTTTACCGTCAATAACCCGACGCCGTACTACGTGATCATCAGCAACGCCAGCGCAAAAAAAGGCGGCAACCCGCCGGCGGGATTCACACCGCTGATGCTGGAGCCGAAAACCTCCGCGCCGCTGAATGCGAAGATGGACAGCGTGCCGGTGCTGACCTACATCAACGACTACGGCGCGCGGATGCCGCTGTACTTCAAATGCACCGGCAACAACTGCCAGGTGGATGAAGAGCAGAGCCGCAAAGGCTGA
- a CDS encoding fimbrial biogenesis outer membrane usher protein, whose product MPDHSLFRLRVLPWYIALAISGNYTSAWADDDIQFDSRFLELKGDTKIDLKRFSSQGYVEPGKYNLTVQVNKQPLPDDHDIFWYASEKEAGKTYACLTPALLAQFGLKEDIAKSLQWSRNGECLAPGQLEGIDIKADLSQSALLISLPQAYLEYSDIDWDPPSRWDDGIPGLIADYSINAQTRHDEQSGDDSNDITGNGTVGANLGPWRLRADWQTDYQHTRSGDDDEDSDGNSTQRNWEWSRYYAWRALPSLKAKLALGEDYLNSDIFDGFNYVGGSVSTDDQMLPPNLRGYAPDISGVAHTTAKVTVSQMGRVIYETQVPAGPFRIQDLGDSVSGTLHVRIEEQNGQVQEYDISTASMPFLTRQGQVRYKVMMGRPQEWGHNIAGGFFSGGEASWGIANGWSLYGGALADENYQSAAIGVGRDLSILGAMAFDVTHSHVRLDENTAYNNRTLDGNSFRVSYAKDFDELDSRVTFAGYRFSEKNFMTMSEYLDAKDADMVRSGNDKEMYTVTYNQNFRDAAVSVYLNYTHRTYWDRPEQTNYNVMMSHYFNMGSIRNMSVSLTGYRYEYDKSTDKGMYISLSMPWGDSSTVSYNGNYGSGSDSSQVGYFSRIDDASHYQINVGTSENHGSVDGYYSRDGSLAKVDLSANYHEGEYQSAGISLQGGATLTAHGGALHRTQNMGGTRLLIDADGVSGVPVEGNGAAVYTNMFGKAVVADVNNYYRNQAYIDLTKLPENAEATQSVVQATLTEGAIGYRKFAVISGQKAMAVLRLSDGSHPPFGAEVKNSDEQQVGLVDDDGNVYLAGVKPGERMTVSWNGEAHCDIALPDPLPADLFNGLLLPCQTKGAVAPATSPDVKPVIQEQTQRVTPTEPPTSISVNQ is encoded by the coding sequence ATGCCAGACCATTCTCTTTTCCGTTTACGGGTGCTTCCCTGGTATATTGCGCTGGCAATATCCGGAAATTATACCAGTGCCTGGGCTGATGATGATATTCAGTTTGATTCCCGTTTTCTGGAATTAAAAGGCGACACGAAAATCGATCTGAAACGTTTTTCCAGCCAGGGCTATGTCGAGCCGGGTAAATATAATTTAACGGTTCAGGTAAATAAACAGCCGCTCCCGGATGACCACGATATTTTCTGGTACGCCTCTGAAAAAGAGGCCGGTAAAACCTATGCCTGTCTGACGCCCGCGCTGCTCGCTCAGTTTGGTCTGAAAGAAGATATTGCAAAAAGCCTGCAATGGTCCCGCAACGGTGAATGCCTTGCACCTGGCCAACTGGAAGGTATTGATATTAAGGCTGATTTAAGCCAGTCCGCGTTATTAATCTCCCTGCCACAGGCCTACCTGGAATACAGCGATATTGACTGGGACCCGCCTTCCCGCTGGGACGATGGTATTCCCGGCCTGATTGCCGACTACAGCATTAACGCCCAGACCCGCCACGATGAACAGAGCGGCGATGACAGTAACGATATCACCGGCAACGGCACGGTCGGGGCGAACCTCGGCCCGTGGCGTCTGCGCGCCGACTGGCAGACGGACTACCAGCATACCCGCAGCGGTGATGACGATGAAGACAGTGACGGTAACAGCACACAAAGAAACTGGGAGTGGAGCCGCTACTACGCCTGGCGCGCCCTGCCGTCACTGAAAGCCAAACTTGCGCTCGGCGAAGATTACCTTAATTCCGATATTTTCGACGGCTTTAACTATGTCGGCGGCAGCGTCAGCACCGACGACCAGATGCTGCCGCCCAATCTGCGTGGCTACGCCCCTGATATTTCCGGGGTGGCGCACACCACGGCAAAAGTGACCGTCAGCCAGATGGGCCGCGTCATTTATGAAACCCAGGTGCCGGCGGGGCCGTTCCGTATTCAGGATTTGGGTGATTCCGTCTCCGGGACCCTGCATGTGCGTATTGAAGAGCAGAACGGCCAGGTGCAGGAATACGACATCAGCACCGCCTCGATGCCGTTCCTGACCCGTCAGGGCCAGGTACGCTATAAAGTGATGATGGGCCGTCCGCAGGAGTGGGGGCACAATATTGCCGGCGGATTTTTCTCCGGCGGCGAAGCCTCCTGGGGGATTGCCAACGGCTGGTCGCTCTACGGCGGCGCGCTGGCGGATGAAAACTATCAGTCGGCGGCCATTGGCGTCGGGCGTGACCTGTCAATTCTTGGTGCCATGGCCTTTGACGTTACGCACTCACATGTCCGCCTGGATGAGAACACCGCTTACAACAATCGCACGCTGGACGGTAACTCGTTCCGCGTGAGCTATGCCAAAGACTTTGACGAACTGGACAGCCGCGTCACCTTCGCCGGATACCGCTTCTCTGAAAAGAACTTCATGACCATGAGCGAGTATCTGGATGCGAAAGATGCAGACATGGTGCGCTCCGGCAACGATAAAGAGATGTACACGGTGACCTATAACCAGAACTTCCGGGATGCCGCGGTTTCTGTTTATCTCAACTACACCCACCGCACCTACTGGGACCGGCCGGAGCAGACCAACTACAACGTGATGATGTCCCACTATTTCAATATGGGCAGCATCCGCAACATGAGCGTGTCCCTGACCGGCTACCGCTACGAATACGACAAAAGCACCGACAAGGGGATGTATATCTCGCTGAGTATGCCGTGGGGCGACAGCAGTACCGTCAGCTATAACGGCAACTACGGCAGCGGCTCGGACTCCAGCCAGGTCGGCTATTTCAGCCGTATCGACGATGCCTCGCATTACCAGATTAACGTCGGCACCAGCGAAAACCACGGCAGCGTGGACGGCTACTACAGCCGTGACGGCTCGCTGGCGAAAGTGGATTTAAGCGCCAACTACCATGAAGGCGAATACCAGTCTGCCGGGATTTCACTGCAGGGCGGCGCGACGCTGACCGCCCACGGCGGAGCGCTGCACCGCACGCAGAATATGGGCGGCACACGTCTGCTGATTGACGCTGACGGCGTGTCCGGCGTGCCGGTGGAAGGCAACGGCGCGGCGGTTTATACCAACATGTTTGGTAAAGCGGTCGTGGCGGACGTCAACAACTACTACCGTAACCAGGCCTATATCGACCTGACGAAACTGCCGGAAAACGCCGAAGCCACCCAGTCGGTGGTACAGGCCACGCTGACCGAGGGCGCGATTGGCTACCGTAAATTTGCCGTGATCAGCGGGCAGAAAGCGATGGCGGTACTGCGTCTGAGCGACGGCAGCCATCCGCCGTTCGGTGCGGAAGTGAAAAACAGCGACGAGCAGCAGGTCGGGCTGGTGGACGACGACGGCAACGTCTATCTGGCCGGGGTGAAACCGGGCGAGCGGATGACCGTGTCGTGGAACGGGGAGGCGCACTGCGACATCGCGCTGCCGGATCCGTTACCGGCCGATCTGTTCAACGGCCTGTTGCTGCCCTGCCAGACAAAAGGTGCCGTCGCACCTGCCACCTCGCCGGACGTCAAACCGGTGATTCAGGAACAGACGCAGCGGGTGACGCCAACGGAACCCCCGACTTCAATTTCAGTAAACCAGTAA
- a CDS encoding fimbrial protein, producing the protein MSKFVKTAIAAVMVMGAFASTSSIAAGNNGTARFYGTIEDSPCSIVPDDHKLEVDMGDIGSEKLKGGKSTTPKEFQIHLQDCVFDTQTKASTTFTGTIYTAVSNSNNYTIFSTETGMPFEHVSLAIGDEHGTAYKSGMPIEQLLTLDSSTTPAKGKANQTLNFKAWLVGEGEMPTLGTFEANTTFQITYL; encoded by the coding sequence ATGAGTAAGTTTGTTAAAACTGCTATTGCAGCGGTGATGGTAATGGGTGCGTTCGCGTCAACTTCTTCCATCGCTGCCGGTAACAACGGTACCGCGCGTTTCTACGGCACCATCGAAGATTCCCCGTGCTCCATCGTGCCTGACGACCACAAACTGGAAGTTGATATGGGCGATATCGGTTCTGAAAAACTGAAAGGCGGCAAATCAACCACGCCGAAAGAGTTCCAGATCCACCTGCAGGACTGCGTCTTTGACACCCAGACCAAGGCTTCGACCACCTTCACTGGCACCATCTATACTGCGGTATCAAACAGCAACAACTACACCATTTTCAGCACCGAAACCGGTATGCCATTTGAGCATGTCAGCCTGGCGATTGGTGACGAACATGGTACAGCGTACAAAAGCGGCATGCCTATCGAACAGCTGCTGACCCTGGACAGCAGTACCACACCGGCTAAAGGTAAAGCTAACCAGACGCTGAACTTTAAAGCATGGCTGGTGGGTGAAGGCGAAATGCCGACCCTGGGCACATTCGAAGCTAATACCACGTTCCAGATCACCTATCTCTGA
- the rpoD gene encoding RNA polymerase sigma factor RpoD: MEQNPQSQLKLLVQRGKEQGYLTYAEVNDHLPEDIVDSDQIEDIIQMINDMGIQVMEEAPDADDLLLAETSNNTDEDAEEAAAQVLSSVESEIGRTTDPVRMYMREMGTVELLTREGEIDIAKRIEDGINQVQCSVAEYPEAITYLLEQYDRVEAEEARLSDLITGFVDPNAEEDLAPTATHVGSELSQEEMDDDDEDEEDDDDSSDDDNSIDPELAREKFAELRTQYEVTRDTIKAKGRSHAAAQEEILKLSEVFKQFRLVPKQFDYLVNSMRVMMDRVRTQERIIMKMCVEQCKMPKKNFITLFTGNETSETWFNAAVAMNKPWSEKLLDIKEDVQRSLMKLQQIEEETGLTIEQVKDINRRMSIGEAKARRAKKEMVEANLRLVISIAKKYTNRGLQFLDLIQEGNIGLMKAVDKFEYRRGYKFSTYATWWIRQAITRSIADQARTIRIPVHMIETINKLNRISRQMLQEMGREPTPEELAERMLMPEDKIRKVLKIAKEPISMETPIGDDEDSHLGDFIEDTTLELPLDSATTESLRAATHDVLAGLTAREAKVLRMRFGIDMNTDHTLEEVGKQFDVTRERIRQIEAKALRKLRHPSRSEVLRSFLDD, translated from the coding sequence ATGGAGCAAAACCCGCAGTCACAGCTGAAGCTTCTTGTCCAACGTGGTAAGGAGCAAGGCTATCTGACCTATGCCGAGGTCAATGACCATCTGCCGGAAGATATCGTCGACTCCGATCAGATCGAAGACATCATCCAAATGATCAACGACATGGGCATTCAGGTGATGGAAGAAGCACCGGATGCCGATGACCTGTTGCTCGCTGAAACATCGAACAACACCGATGAAGATGCGGAAGAAGCCGCCGCACAGGTGCTTTCGAGCGTGGAATCTGAAATCGGGCGCACCACTGACCCGGTACGCATGTACATGCGTGAAATGGGTACCGTTGAACTGTTGACCCGCGAAGGCGAAATTGACATCGCCAAACGTATCGAAGACGGGATCAACCAGGTTCAGTGTTCCGTTGCGGAATACCCGGAAGCCATCACCTATCTGCTTGAACAGTACGATCGCGTTGAAGCGGAAGAAGCACGTTTGTCCGATCTCATCACCGGGTTCGTCGATCCGAACGCTGAAGAAGATTTAGCGCCGACCGCGACTCACGTTGGTTCTGAACTCTCTCAGGAAGAGATGGATGACGACGATGAAGATGAAGAGGACGACGACGACAGCAGCGATGACGACAACAGCATCGACCCTGAACTGGCGCGTGAGAAATTCGCTGAACTGCGCACGCAGTATGAAGTGACTCGCGACACCATCAAGGCGAAAGGCCGTAGCCATGCCGCCGCGCAGGAAGAGATCCTGAAGCTGTCCGAAGTCTTCAAACAGTTCCGTCTGGTGCCGAAACAGTTCGACTACCTGGTGAACAGCATGCGCGTCATGATGGATCGCGTGCGTACCCAGGAGCGTATCATCATGAAGATGTGCGTTGAACAGTGCAAAATGCCGAAGAAAAACTTCATCACCCTGTTCACCGGCAACGAAACCAGCGAAACCTGGTTCAACGCGGCCGTCGCAATGAACAAACCGTGGTCCGAGAAGCTGCTCGACATTAAAGAAGACGTTCAGCGCAGCCTGATGAAGCTGCAACAAATCGAAGAAGAAACCGGCCTGACCATCGAGCAGGTTAAAGATATCAACCGTCGCATGTCCATCGGTGAAGCGAAAGCCCGCCGTGCGAAGAAAGAGATGGTTGAAGCGAACTTACGTCTGGTAATTTCTATCGCCAAGAAATACACCAACCGTGGCCTGCAGTTCCTTGACCTGATTCAGGAAGGTAACATCGGCCTGATGAAAGCGGTTGATAAGTTTGAATATCGCCGTGGTTACAAGTTCTCCACCTATGCAACCTGGTGGATCCGTCAGGCGATCACCCGCTCTATCGCGGATCAGGCGCGCACCATCCGTATTCCGGTGCATATGATTGAGACTATCAACAAGCTCAACCGTATTTCTCGCCAGATGCTGCAAGAGATGGGCCGCGAGCCGACGCCGGAAGAACTGGCTGAACGCATGCTGATGCCGGAAGACAAAATCCGTAAAGTGCTGAAAATTGCTAAAGAGCCTATCTCCATGGAAACGCCAATCGGCGACGATGAAGATTCGCATCTGGGTGATTTCATCGAGGATACCACCCTCGAGCTGCCGCTGGATTCTGCGACCACCGAAAGCCTGCGTGCGGCAACGCACGACGTGCTGGCTGGCCTGACCGCGCGTGAAGCGAAAGTTCTGCGTATGCGTTTCGGTATCGATATGAACACCGACCACACGCTGGAAGAAGTGGGTAAACAGTTCGACGTTACCCGTGAACGTATCCGTCAGATCGAAGCGAAGGCGCTGCGTAAACTGCGTCACCCGAGCCGTTCTGAAGTGCTGCGTAGCTTCCTGGACGATTAA
- the dnaG gene encoding DNA primase: MAGRIPRVFINDLLARTDIIDLIDARVKLKKQGKNYHACCPFHNEKTPSFTVNGEKQFYHCFGCGAHGNAIDFLMNYDKLEFVETVEELAAMHNLEVPYEAGNGPSQIERHQRQSLYQLMDGLNAFYQQSLMNPAADPARQYLEKRGLSSEVISRFAIGYAPPGWDNVLKRFGGNSENRQALIDAGMLVTNDQGRSYDRFRERVMFPIRDKRGRVIGFGGRVLGDALPKYLNSPETDIFHKGRQLYGLYEAQQTEAEPQRLLVVEGYMDVVALAQYDINYAVASLGTSTTADHIQLLFRVTNNVICCYDGDRAGRDAAWRALETALPYMTDGRQLRFMFLPDGEDPDTLVRKEGKAAFEARMEQAQPLSTFLFNSLMPQVDLSTPDGRAQLSTLALPLIGQVPGETLRIYLRQELGNKLGILDDAQLERLMPKQAENGVVRPAPQLKRTTMRILIGLLVQNPDLAPLVPPLTGLDPKKLPGLGLFAELVNTCLSQPGLTTGQLLEQYRGTNEAATLEKLSMWDDIADKDIAEKTFTDSLNHMFDSLLVLRQEELIARDRTHGLSSEERRELWTLNQELAKK, encoded by the coding sequence ATGGCTGGACGAATTCCGCGCGTATTCATTAATGATCTGCTGGCACGCACCGACATCATCGATCTGATCGATGCGCGAGTGAAGCTGAAAAAGCAGGGCAAGAACTATCACGCGTGCTGTCCTTTCCATAACGAGAAAACCCCCTCTTTCACCGTCAACGGTGAAAAACAGTTTTACCACTGCTTCGGCTGTGGCGCGCACGGCAACGCCATCGACTTTTTGATGAACTACGACAAGCTCGAGTTCGTGGAAACCGTCGAAGAACTGGCCGCCATGCACAACCTTGAAGTGCCGTATGAAGCAGGCAATGGGCCGAGTCAGATAGAGCGCCATCAACGGCAAAGTCTCTATCAACTGATGGACGGTCTGAACGCGTTTTATCAGCAATCCCTGATGAATCCTGCCGCTGACCCCGCGCGCCAGTATCTGGAAAAGCGTGGCCTCAGCAGCGAAGTGATTTCTCGTTTCGCGATTGGTTATGCGCCTCCGGGTTGGGACAACGTCCTGAAACGCTTTGGCGGCAATAGTGAAAATCGCCAGGCGCTTATCGACGCCGGCATGCTGGTAACCAACGATCAGGGGCGTAGCTACGACCGCTTTCGCGAGCGCGTCATGTTCCCTATTCGCGATAAACGTGGCCGGGTAATTGGTTTTGGTGGACGCGTGCTGGGCGATGCCCTGCCGAAATACCTCAACTCCCCGGAAACCGATATTTTCCATAAGGGCCGTCAGCTGTATGGCCTTTATGAAGCGCAGCAAACAGAAGCTGAACCCCAGCGTTTACTGGTGGTCGAAGGCTATATGGATGTGGTCGCTCTGGCGCAGTACGACATTAACTATGCCGTCGCCTCGCTTGGCACCTCAACCACCGCCGACCATATTCAGCTGCTGTTCCGGGTGACGAATAACGTCATCTGCTGCTATGACGGCGACCGTGCTGGCCGTGATGCCGCATGGCGTGCGCTCGAAACAGCGCTGCCGTACATGACCGACGGGCGTCAGTTACGCTTTATGTTTCTGCCCGACGGTGAAGACCCGGATACGCTGGTGCGTAAAGAGGGTAAAGCAGCATTTGAAGCGCGGATGGAGCAGGCTCAGCCGCTCTCCACGTTTCTGTTTAACAGCCTGATGCCGCAGGTCGATTTGAGCACCCCGGACGGGCGCGCGCAGTTAAGTACGCTGGCGCTGCCGCTCATCGGCCAGGTTCCGGGCGAAACCTTACGCATCTATTTGCGTCAGGAGCTGGGAAACAAACTGGGTATTCTGGATGACGCCCAGCTTGAACGTTTGATGCCAAAACAGGCAGAAAATGGCGTGGTCCGCCCCGCCCCACAGCTAAAACGCACGACCATGCGTATACTGATAGGGTTACTGGTGCAAAACCCCGATCTCGCGCCGTTGGTTCCCCCTTTAACGGGGCTGGATCCGAAAAAACTGCCGGGACTTGGCTTATTTGCAGAACTGGTCAACACTTGTTTGTCACAGCCTGGACTGACCACTGGTCAACTTCTGGAACAATATCGTGGCACAAATGAAGCCGCGACCCTTGAAAAACTGTCGATGTGGGACGATATAGCAGATAAGGATATCGCAGAAAAAACGTTCACCGACTCACTCAACCATATGTTTGACTCATTGCTGGTTCTGCGACAAGAAGAGTTGATTGCTCGCGATCGCACACATGGACTCAGCAGTGAGGAACGCCGGGAACTCTGGACGCTAAACCAGGAACTGGCCAAAAAATAG
- the rpsU gene encoding 30S ribosomal protein S21, with amino-acid sequence MPVIKVRENEPFDVALRRFKRSCEKAGVLAEVRRREFYEKPTTERKRAKASAVKRHAKKLARENARRTRLY; translated from the coding sequence ATGCCGGTAATTAAAGTACGTGAAAACGAGCCGTTCGACGTAGCACTGCGTCGCTTCAAGCGTTCCTGCGAAAAAGCGGGTGTTCTGGCGGAAGTTCGTCGTCGTGAGTTCTATGAAAAACCGACTACCGAACGTAAGCGCGCTAAAGCTTCTGCTGTGAAACGTCACGCGAAGAAACTGGCTCGCGAAAACGCACGCCGTACTCGTCTGTACTAA
- the tsaD gene encoding tRNA (adenosine(37)-N6)-threonylcarbamoyltransferase complex transferase subunit TsaD produces the protein MRVLGIETSCDETGIAIYDDVKGLLANQLYSQVKLHADYGGVVPELASRDHVRKTVPLIQAALKEANLTAKDIDAVAYTAGPGLVGALLVGATVGRSLAFAWNVPAIPVHHMEGHLLAPMLEDNPPEYPFVALLVSGGHTQLISVTGIGEYELLGESIDDAAGEAFDKTAKLLGLDYPGGPMLSKMASQGTEGRFVFPRPMTDRPGLDFSFSGLKTFAANTIRNNDNDDQTRADIARAFEDAVVDTLMIKCKRALDQTGFKRLVMAGGVSANRTLRAKLAEMMQKRRGEVFYARPEFCTDNGAMIAYAGMVRFKAGVNADLGVTVRPRWPLAELPAA, from the coding sequence ATGCGTGTACTGGGAATTGAAACATCCTGCGATGAAACCGGCATCGCAATTTATGACGATGTAAAAGGTCTGTTAGCCAACCAATTGTATAGTCAGGTGAAATTACATGCTGACTACGGCGGCGTCGTGCCTGAACTGGCCTCGCGCGATCACGTGCGTAAAACGGTGCCATTGATTCAGGCCGCGCTGAAAGAGGCGAATCTGACGGCAAAAGATATTGATGCCGTGGCCTATACCGCCGGGCCGGGTTTAGTTGGCGCGCTGCTGGTTGGCGCAACCGTTGGGCGTTCGCTGGCGTTTGCCTGGAATGTTCCGGCGATCCCGGTACACCATATGGAAGGTCACCTGCTGGCCCCGATGCTGGAAGATAACCCGCCGGAATACCCGTTTGTGGCGCTGCTGGTCTCTGGCGGTCATACGCAGCTTATCAGCGTGACCGGCATCGGCGAGTATGAACTGCTGGGCGAATCAATTGATGACGCGGCGGGCGAAGCCTTCGATAAAACCGCCAAACTGCTGGGGCTTGACTACCCAGGCGGCCCGATGCTGTCGAAAATGGCCTCTCAGGGCACGGAAGGGCGCTTTGTTTTCCCGCGTCCGATGACTGACCGTCCGGGGCTGGATTTCAGCTTCTCTGGCCTGAAAACTTTCGCGGCGAACACCATTCGCAATAATGACAACGACGATCAAACGCGTGCCGATATCGCCCGTGCTTTTGAAGATGCGGTGGTCGATACATTGATGATCAAGTGCAAACGCGCGCTGGATCAAACCGGCTTCAAGCGTCTGGTGATGGCAGGTGGCGTGAGCGCTAACCGAACCTTGCGTGCAAAACTGGCGGAGATGATGCAGAAACGTCGCGGTGAAGTGTTCTACGCGCGCCCGGAATTTTGTACCGATAATGGGGCGATGATTGCCTATGCGGGCATGGTGCGCTTCAAAGCGGGGGTAAATGCAGACCTTGGCGTGACCGTGCGTCCACGGTGGCCGCTGGCGGAGTTACCGGCGGCGTGA